The Hymenobacter sp. DG01 sequence TGGCCTGCAGCACGCTGGTAATGATGGTGCTGCCGCCGGGCGTACCGGCTACCAGGGCTACCTTCTTGCTCTTGGTCAGGATGGTGGGCGTCATGGAGGACAGCATGCGCTTGCCGGGCGCAATGGCGTTGGCCGCCCCACCTACCAGCCCGTAGGCGTTGGGCGTGCCGGGTTTGCTGCTGAAGTCGTCCATTTCATTATTGAGCAGGAAACCAGCCCCGGCTACTACTACTTTGCTGCCATAGGCTCCATTGAGGGTAGTAGTACAGCTCACGGCGTTGCCCTGGGCATCCACAATGCTGTAATGCGTCGTCTGGTCCGACTCGTAAGCAGGTAGACCCGCGCCAGCCGTTACCTGTGCGCTAGGCGTAGCCCGATAGGGTAGGGTAGAGGCCATGCGCTGCTTGTTATAGGGCTTTTCGAGCAGCTGCGCCACCGGCACCCGCCCGAAGTCCGGGTCGCCGAGGTAGGTAGCGCGGTCGGCATACACGCGGCGCTCGGCTTCGGTAATCCAGTGCGTGGCCTGGGGCGAGTGCCAGCCGGCCTGGCCCAGGTTGTAAGGCTCCAGCATCTGCAGCATCTGCAGCAGCGCTACCCCGCCGGAGCTGGGCGGCGGGAACGTGAGCACCTCGTAGCCCCGGTACTTACCGTGCAAAGGCGTGCGCCACTTAGGCTGGTAGTTGGCCAGGTCCTGCTGGCTGATGATGCCCTTGCCGCGCTGCATTTCGGCCACGATAAAGCGGGCCGTTTCTCCTTCGTAAAATCCCGCCCGGCCCTTGTCCCGGATTCGTTCCAGGGTGCGGGCCAGCTCTGTTTGCACGAAGTTTTCGCCGGCTTTCCACTCGCCCTGGGTGCGAATAAGCGCGGCACCTTGGTTTACCTTCAGAAAGGTGTCGCGCGTGCGGTTCAGCCCAGCGGCTTCCTTCTCGGTCAATACCACCCCTTTAGCGGCCAAGTCCACGGCGGGCTGCACCACATCTTTCCAGGGGAGCTTGCCCAGCTTTTGGTGCAGCTCGGCCATGCCCGCCACGGTGCCGGGTACGCCGGCGGCCAAATGGCCCAGGGTGCTGAGGTCCGGAATTACGTTGCCCTGCTGGTCCAGGTACATGTCGCGGGTAGCGGCCGCAGGAGCGGTTTCGCGGAAATCGAGGGCGCCTTCGCTTCCATCGGCCCCGCGGTAGAGCAGGAAGCCGCCGCCCCCAATATTGCCCGCCACCGGGAACACCACGGCCAGGGCAAACTGCACCGCCACGGCGGCATCGTAGGCATTGCCGCCTTTGCGCAGAATTTCCACGCCCACCCGCGTAGCCTCCGGGTGGGCCGACACTACCATGGCTTTGTCGGTGATGACGGGGGTAGCGGCCGGCACTGGAGTAGCGAGTACGGCAGAAGTGGCCGGAGCGGTAGTGTTCTGACTGGTAGAGCAAGCCAGCAGACCGGCCAGGGCCAGCGGGTAAAAAAAGCGTTTCATACAGTAAAGGTAAGGCTACCTGATAACTGCCGCCGGGAAACCAGGGTAGCAAGTAGAGCAAGCAAACCGCTGATGCCGCGCAGAGCCTGAGATTGAGGATATGATGCTGGATAAGCCGAAAATTGCCTCCCAGTAGGCCCATATCAGTCAATGAGGAAAGTGCCCCGGAGCCACTTGAAATCTACGGCCTGCAAGTAAACCCCACCATGCGGCAATGGTTTGCCGTATGAGGGCCCGGCTCATCGTCCTACTGCAACTTAAACGAATCCTGTAGCTTTGGGCCCGACCGACTTGCTAATTCGCGCTATGACTCCAGACCTGCTGACCGCCGCCGACACCGCCGAACCTACCCTGCCGCTTGTGCAGCAAGACCCCTGGCTGATGCCCTACGAGCCGGTGTTGCTCCAGCGCCAGCAGCGCTTGGCCCAGCGCCTCAGTGACATTGTGGCTGAGTGCGGTTCTCTGAGTCG is a genomic window containing:
- the ggt gene encoding gamma-glutamyltransferase, which translates into the protein MKRFFYPLALAGLLACSTSQNTTAPATSAVLATPVPAATPVITDKAMVVSAHPEATRVGVEILRKGGNAYDAAVAVQFALAVVFPVAGNIGGGGFLLYRGADGSEGALDFRETAPAAATRDMYLDQQGNVIPDLSTLGHLAAGVPGTVAGMAELHQKLGKLPWKDVVQPAVDLAAKGVVLTEKEAAGLNRTRDTFLKVNQGAALIRTQGEWKAGENFVQTELARTLERIRDKGRAGFYEGETARFIVAEMQRGKGIISQQDLANYQPKWRTPLHGKYRGYEVLTFPPPSSGGVALLQMLQMLEPYNLGQAGWHSPQATHWITEAERRVYADRATYLGDPDFGRVPVAQLLEKPYNKQRMASTLPYRATPSAQVTAGAGLPAYESDQTTHYSIVDAQGNAVSCTTTLNGAYGSKVVVAGAGFLLNNEMDDFSSKPGTPNAYGLVGGAANAIAPGKRMLSSMTPTILTKSKKVALVAGTPGGSTIITSVLQAILNTVDYGMNAQQAVGAPRLHHQWLPDQIDVEEGALLPAAKDTLQARGYRLNPRAPWGRMEVIRVLPDGKLEGGADPRGDDSAQGY